In the Bacteroidales bacterium genome, ATTTACAATATGGGCAGGAATATAGGGTTTAAGCTGGTTTTTCCAATGACCTGGAAGGTAAGATCATAAAAGGGCATGGATTGGTAGCCATTATTCCATAATTTTACAAAAAAGGGAAAGATGGATAACGATCAATTCAGAAAATGGGCCCATCAGTTTGCAGATTGGATGGCTGATTATTATGCCGGAGTTGAGAAATACCCGGTGAAGTCGATGGTAAAGCCTGGGGAAGTGATGGAAAAACTTCCCGGTTTTCCTCCTGAAAAAGGGGAAGATATGGCAAGCATATTTACAGATTTTCAGCAAATTATAGTTCCAGGGATGACCCATTGGCAAAGTCCCAATTTCTTTGCTTATTTTCCCGCTAATACGAGCTATCCTTCGGTGCTTGCTGAGATGCTGACCGCTGCACTGGGAGCCCAATGTATGATTTGGGAAACTTCCCCGGCAGCCGCTGAGCTGGAAGAACGGGTTATGGAATGGTTGAAAGGCATGTTGGGTTTACCGGCAGATTGGTCAGGGGTAATACAGGATACAGCCTCAACTGCAACCCTGGCAGCTATATTGAGCGCAAGGGAAAAGTTGGCTCAATACAGGATCAATGAAGCAGGGTTTGATGGTCATATAGGGTTAAGGGTGTATTGCTCCACCGAAACCCATTCTTCCATCGAAAAGGCAGTGAAGATTTCAGGAATTGGACGACAACACCTGGTTAAGGTGCCGGTAGATGATCGATTCATGATGAATGCCGGGAGTCTCCGTGAGTTGATTCAATCTGATCTGGATGCCGGCCTCAAGCCATGCTGTGTAATCGCAACCTTAGGGACAACCGGTTCCACTGCAGTTGATCCGTTAGAATCAATTGCGGAAATATGCAAGGAATTTAATCTCTGGCTTCATGTGGATGCAGCCTATGGGGGTTCGGCTTTACTACTGCCTGAATTCCGCTGGATGATTGAAGGCATAGACGGTGTAGACAGCTTTGTTTTCAATCCTCATAAATGGATGTTCACCAATTTTGACTGTTCTGCTTATTTTGTCAGGGATAAGGAAGCCCTGCTACGAACCTTTGAAATCCTTCCTGAGTATTTGAAGACAAGCTCCCGTGGCCAGGTGAATGATTACCGTGATTGGGGTGTGCCATTAGGCAGAAGGTTTCGTGCTTTAAAGTTATGGTTCGTAATCAGGAGTTTTGGACTAGATGGATTGCAACAAAAAATCCGGAATCATATTAGTTTGGCTAAATGGTTAGAGGATCAAATCAATAATCACCGCGATTTTGAAGTTCTTACACCAAGAGTATTCTCGGTAGTATGTTTCAGGTATCATCCGGTTGGATGTGAGGACGAAGAGCAGCTGAATCTGCTTAATGAATCTCTCCTTAAAGTCATCAATGCAGGAGGCAATGCTTATCTGAGTCATACTAAACTAAATGGGAAATATACGATCAGGATATCTGTGTCCCAAACCCAGGTTACTGAAGCACATGTTCAGAAATTATGGGGATTGATTGTTGAATTGGCTTCTAATCAGAAGTCTTTACTTAAATTGCCGGCTTAAATCTATTAAAGCAAAGTCTCATTTAAATTCCAGGCTGATGCGAGTTTTTACCCTGATAACTAATTTACTTTCTTTTCCAAGGCAAACTTTGCTGATACTGTTTCTGATTACATCAATCCAGGCATTTTCATGGATTAAGCTTCCGGATGTTTTGGGGAGCCATATGGTTTTACAACGAAATTCGGAAATCAAGATATGGGGCTCGGCATCTAAAGGTGAGAGAATCAGTGTAAAAGCCGGATGGATGCCATCGGAGGTAAGCACTTTTACCGGGGCCGACGGAAACTGGCAAGTCAAAATCCTTACGGGGAATGCAGGTGGGCCTTATCTTCTAACGATCTCAGGGAGGGATACAAGCATTAATCTCGAAGATATATTATTGGGAGAGGTCTGGATTTGCTCCGGGCAATCCAATATGGAATTTACTATAAAGATGTTCGGAGGATGGAACAAGACCTATCCTTCAGAAAGAGATGAGCTTCTTAAACTTAGTCCGGCACCAATAAGATTATTTACCCTTGAAAAGGATACCTCCTATTTTGAAAAGGATAAATGCAACGGTAACTGGCAGTTGGCGGATACTGCTACTGTCGCATCCTTCAGTGCGACAGCCTGGTTTTTTGGCTTGGAATTGTACAAGAAGCTTGGCATTCCTGTTGGTTTGATCGTAACAGCCTGGGGTGGGACTGCAGCCGAAGCCTGGACACCCTCCCGTATCATAGAAAATGATCCCGGGTTGATATATTATCGTTCTGATCCCAATAGGAATGAATGGTTTCCAACCTATCCCTCGATTCTTATTTAACGCAATGATTCATCCGTTGCTCAAAACAACAATCAAGGTGCAATCTGGTATCAGGGCGAAAGCAATGTAAATGATGCTGATACCTATGATGAACTATTTCCGGCAATGATACAGGGATGGCGGGAAGAATGGGGGTTGGGTAATTTCCCGTTCTATTATGTTCAGATTGCTCCTTTCCCCTACGAAAAAGCGGTTGTAGGAGCTATGCTCCGCGAATCACAGTTGAAGTGCATGTCAGCTCCAAATGTAGGAATGGTGGTTACTATGGATATAACCGGTGATGTGACTGATATTCATCCCAAAGATAAGGTAACTGTTGGGAAACGGCTTGCAGACTGGGCATTACATGGGACCTATGGCGTTCAGGAAAACCTTACCTACGGACCAGTTTTAAAGTCTTTTGAAAAAGAAGGCAAGGGGATCAGGCTATTTTTTGATCATGCTAACCAGGGACTGGAAATCAAAGACAACAAAAAAGAGAGTGGTTTTGTAATTGCAGGCGCAGATCGCCACTTTGTTCCGGCAAAGGTCAGTATCCGTGATCATTCAGTATTTGTTAGTTCCGATTATGTAACAGATCCGGTTGCGGTAAGATATGCCTATACAAATATTTCTGAAGCTACGCTTTTCAATTATGAGGGATTACCGGCTTCTACTTTTCGCACTGATGAATGGCCATTTATAACCGATATGGTTTTTATGCATCCGGCTTATGATGAGGTTAATAAGCAGATAAAATATGACCTGGTATCCACGAGGCCTGGTGCTGAGATATATTATTCGCTCGATGGCACTGAGCCTACTTGTGTTTCAAGGAAATACCAGGGAGATGGGATCCTCATCCTCAGGCCTGCCAGGATCAATGCCAGGGTTTGTGTGAATGGTTATGCCTCTGAAACGATTGGATCATGGGTGGTTAGTCCACATAAGGGTATGGCATCCGACATTACCTATTTGAGTCCATATTCACAAAAATTCTCAGCTGGTGGTGCCTATGGACTTGTTGATGGCATACAAGGAAGCCTGGCTTTTAATGATGGTGCATGGCAGGGATTTGAAGGCGACGATTTTTCCATAACCCTTGATCTGGGAGAATCTACCCTGATTCGTAAAGTTTCTATAAATTTCCTTTCTGATACCAACTCATGGGTATTCTTTCCCAAGCATGTCGAAATAAAGACTTCTCAAAATGGGATCACTTATGATACCGGGTCAAGGTTTGATAATTTTTACGATTTGTCAGGTACTTTTGAAAGGGCAGCAGGAAAAGAAATAGAAACTGTACGGGCTGGTTTTATGAAGAAAGCAAGGTTTATTAAAATTATTGCCAGGAATATCGGTCAATGTCCGCCAGGACATCCGGGAGCAGGGGGGAAAGCCTGGATTTTTGCTGATGAAGTTGTTGTTGAATGAGTTCTCGAGAAACTGAAATTTTTCTAATCCAAGTGTATGCATCAATCGCTAACTGATTCCTCCTTATATTTGTATGAGTTCCTTTTATCCAGAACATTCATAATAATTTTAACCTTTTCAAAATGGAAAATCTTTACACTTTGCTTATTTTGATCCTCGTCCTGTTATTCTTTTCGGGGATAAGGATTGTACGACCCACTAACCGCG is a window encoding:
- a CDS encoding aspartate aminotransferase family protein → MDNDQFRKWAHQFADWMADYYAGVEKYPVKSMVKPGEVMEKLPGFPPEKGEDMASIFTDFQQIIVPGMTHWQSPNFFAYFPANTSYPSVLAEMLTAALGAQCMIWETSPAAAELEERVMEWLKGMLGLPADWSGVIQDTASTATLAAILSAREKLAQYRINEAGFDGHIGLRVYCSTETHSSIEKAVKISGIGRQHLVKVPVDDRFMMNAGSLRELIQSDLDAGLKPCCVIATLGTTGSTAVDPLESIAEICKEFNLWLHVDAAYGGSALLLPEFRWMIEGIDGVDSFVFNPHKWMFTNFDCSAYFVRDKEALLRTFEILPEYLKTSSRGQVNDYRDWGVPLGRRFRALKLWFVIRSFGLDGLQQKIRNHISLAKWLEDQINNHRDFEVLTPRVFSVVCFRYHPVGCEDEEQLNLLNESLLKVINAGGNAYLSHTKLNGKYTIRISVSQTQVTEAHVQKLWGLIVELASNQKSLLKLPA
- a CDS encoding chitobiase/beta-hexosaminidase C-terminal domain-containing protein, with the protein product MIQGWREEWGLGNFPFYYVQIAPFPYEKAVVGAMLRESQLKCMSAPNVGMVVTMDITGDVTDIHPKDKVTVGKRLADWALHGTYGVQENLTYGPVLKSFEKEGKGIRLFFDHANQGLEIKDNKKESGFVIAGADRHFVPAKVSIRDHSVFVSSDYVTDPVAVRYAYTNISEATLFNYEGLPASTFRTDEWPFITDMVFMHPAYDEVNKQIKYDLVSTRPGAEIYYSLDGTEPTCVSRKYQGDGILILRPARINARVCVNGYASETIGSWVVSPHKGMASDITYLSPYSQKFSAGGAYGLVDGIQGSLAFNDGAWQGFEGDDFSITLDLGESTLIRKVSINFLSDTNSWVFFPKHVEIKTSQNGITYDTGSRFDNFYDLSGTFERAAGKEIETVRAGFMKKARFIKIIARNIGQCPPGHPGAGGKAWIFADEVVVE